The following is a genomic window from Nymphaea colorata isolate Beijing-Zhang1983 chromosome 3, ASM883128v2, whole genome shotgun sequence.
TATATTTGCTGAATTAACCATAACAGATTGTTCAAGAACCCCGTGTttttcaaaagtcaaaacatcTAAACAACACATGGGTTCTTCTTAAGAAATAAGAACTTCATTAtaaaataagagggaaaaaaggcTCCAATGACCTAACCAGCCAAACAACTGGGTTCTACTAATatacaagaaaaaaggaaaacagatgCAGGAAAACCAATGACAATCACCTACCTCATGGTTTTCATCCAGACCAGTAGATAACTTTTTTGGACGACCTGAAATTGAATAATTGCACACAAAAACTTCGGCCGATGAGAAGTACATAATGCAGTAAGGGCTAGGACATAAAAGTGGTCAACAACAACACAGAAAGATATACCAAAGGACAGTTTATTTAATGCCATGAGAACCATAAGAACTTAGCAGAAAAACAACCTCATCTGATATTAACAAGCATTGAGCAAACATGCGAAAATGATGGAACTTGGAAGGAGAAGGACCATATCCCGCTTCAGCCCTTGACTTTTACTTATAAAGATATTGATTTAGacaagagaaaaagcaaaacaacatgAATCTTTTCTTTCTGGCAAAGGATAAACACACAAATGTTATTTTTCAGGCAAACTGAAGTTTAGCTCTTCCCAATAAATTGATGCTTTAACCTATTTAAGCGAGTTTTTGTTGACCTTATGCTGAGCTCGAGCATGAATATTTCCAACGAATAATTGATCAGTTTCCCTTCAATATGAATACAAGCTCACCCAACAACTTTCTGTTCCACAACTAGATAAACTCAGATATTTAACATTATATGTACAcacatatttgtatatatttttgtgtacctatttgctattttttctttttatttgctattttttcttttttttctttttacaagcTTCACTTTGTTTATATACTCAGTCAAAGATAAGCAGAAATGACATCTTTTTTCATCGGATATTGTCCCtcgaaaatatgttttttcacaGCTATAGAGCAaagcttcaaattttaaaatttagaagcGATAGAATATGGACCTATGGTGAACTGCACAGAAAACAAGAATTGAGCaaccaaaagaagaaaccaacGAGCAAAATGATTTCCAGCAAAACAGTAACAAATAACAAAGTGTACAATAGAACTATTAGCAATCTGGAGAAAAAAGGAGATCTCCAACTGCAGAGACATGCAACACATAATTCATGAAATCCTAGTTAACTTTTGACATAATCATAAATAAGCATGTCCAAGTCAAATTTGACTAACAAAACCATTGTAATCAACAGTTGTAGCATCATATTCAACAAGTCCACAAAAGTAGAACCCATACCTCGCTTAGATTTGTGCACCTTTTCCCAGATATCTTCATCTGCAAAGCTTTGTTCCAATACTTTCTGTTATCATAACACACTCTCAAATGATGATAACGTGGATATTTCTGGAAATTAGTTCAATAAAAGATCACATTCAGTGCAGTTCACAGGTCTTCTCACCGTCTTCCTCTTACGAACACTACCACCTGGGAGATTCTTCCTGTTAAGAGCAGTCTGCTGGCTTCTACTggctttatttttcttgcttatcCTCTAAAATCAGGTAAATTAAGTTATGTCAGTCACAAAACACCCTTGGTGAATGAAAAACAGGCGTAACAATTTGTGTATTATATTGATAGCACAACTCACGTCAAACTCTTCATCTCTTGTCTTTGCCACAAAAGCATCCCAGTCTTCTTCTTTTACATAAGATGGCTTCCGTGGTTCTATGCCTCTCTCAAGGTCTTTCTTGACTTGAACTAACAGTTTATACTTGTGTTGCCTGTAGCAAGATGAAATCTTTTTCCGTGTATAGCTCCTACTAAGATCAAAATTGTACCTCTCctaaaataaatcaaattttcattatcGCTTCATGCAACAATTATCAATATAAAAAGTATTTCATAATTATGCATGGAACATAGGGCACATACCGTTAACATATTCAAAACTGTTTTATAGTCCTCGATTGGAACATCACcaatttgtttaaaattgatgGGTAAAAATTGGCAGACAAATGAGTTGATCGATCTTTTAAATCCCCCAGCATTAGGTCCACTTGGACtaccattttcatcaaaatccaCAGTCAAACGCTTGGGAAAGTTACGACAACTTACACGGTCTACCTTTTTAGTCGTAATTCTAGTATCTgcgggaaaaaaaaaggtataggTCATGATGTGAGTCGTACTGAAGAAGTTAAATCTGGATCAACGACCAAGTGATGTAATAACATGCGCAATATATCAAGCTACTCAACCAAGATAGCACTAACCTTGCGATTCTGCAACAACAAAATCGGAATTCTCTATTGCTTCTTTGAAAATGTTATCAACATTTGTACTTGGATCAAGGATAGTCATGGCAAGATTATCTAAGATATTATCCTTATATCGGAGGTCACCATATTCGCTCCCTTCTTCTGGAGTCAAACTTGCatcttcattcatattgatttgAAGCATTTTCAAACCCAGAGGAAGCtgctcttcttcctcatttGTCACTTCCTCCAAATTGTCGTTTTGTTCTTCGTTCACTCGCATGGCATCCATTGCAGCAGCTATTGTACAATTATTTGGAAAATCTTGATTATCTTCGTTGCCACAAGATAATCCTGAGCTGAGAGAAACATTAGGAACAGTCTCCAAATTTGTAACTCCTGCAAAATCAAGTCTATGTCAAATCAACGATAATTCACTAATTCCAtaaaattaaatgcaaaatGTGGCATGAAACATGTAAGAGAAACAGATCGTCAGAGTTTAGCAAgaaggaggggggggggggactaTTGGTAAGAGACTGCCAGAGGGGCATTATGATTACCTATTGGATTTCACCCTGGCATTGTGACTTGTGAAATCCGTCATTAAACAGGAAAATGTTCGCTAATTTCATGATACTATTGAACGTCAAAACTATAGCCATCGAAGAATGAAACTGTTACATGAACTCTCCATAACCCACAAGATTGTGCAATAATTAAATCATCTAAAGAGTTATTGCAGAGTGGAGTTCCTTCTCTACTGGAAATCGGTTCCGCTATGAACTTAACAGATAAGTTTCCACCAAATTGAACAGAAACAAGTACCAGACTGGCGAAGCTGCTTGCGTCTGGAGAACAGAACCAGCAAATCCTCGTGAAGAGCCCGGATCAGCTGCGTCTGCGACGAGGCACGAAGGATTAGAGTGGATTGATAGCTTAGAAGGTTCTGCATCCTCTGCTTCTCCAAGTCCCCCGCTACAGATTCCCTCATCCGTTCCTCGCATAGCTTGATCTCCTTGTTCAAGCTATCGATCTTCGCCTCCTCGATCCTGATATTCGCGCACAGCTTCTGATGATCCTGGAGTACCCTACTGATCTCTGCCTCCACCAGCTCCATCTCCCGAAACTTCAAATCTTCATCCTCCTACATGCCGGACGGGGAAATCCTAAAACTTCGACGACTCCACATTAATCCTGAGAAATGGAAAATTCCTCAAAATTATTGGTCCAAGACCCGCGACTACTGAAGAAACCCTAAAATTTCGTCCTTTTCCATAGTCAGAGAAGCAAAATCGAACGCAACAGCTACGGAACACGCAACGTCTGAGATGGAACGCGTCCTAGAGCTGCCGTTCCTCTCGAATGTTTAAGCACCTTCATTCTGGTATAACGACGGCCAAATTTCCCAATTTCGAATCCCTAGAACCTCTAAGAAGTAACAGGAGAGTTCCTTTTCTTGTAGATTGACGAAGTCCTCAGCAGCATCTTTCAGAAACGGGAtcagaaaaaggagaaacacagAAAAGGTACTGCAGAAAAAAAACGCTTGCTACTCCTCAATTCCAGTAGAATGTATATTGACAAAGCACACTAATTTGTCCGCTTCTTCATCGTAACAGTAGAACGCAtagaaaagagggaggaagagaaaggTGGGGCGCAACACGAGTGGTTCTAATCTTGGAGGGAACAGAAACCGTGCTATGGGGAAGCCGGTGTAAAACCGGCACTTTACGTTTCCGCGAAAATTCCAGTCGAAAGTTGCGGGGAAAGTGCCTTAATGATCACTTATTTGCATGAAACGTCCAACCTCGTCGGTTATTTGACATTAACTGGACATTTTTTGTGCAATAAAACTAATATACTCGATGACTCGATGGGATCGAAACCTCGCAACCAAACTGATTGGAACAAGTGAAATGTTGAGGAACTATAAGAATTGAACAAACATATCCTTTATATGATTTTAGTGGGCTGGAAAAAAGTTCGAAGTCAAAGGCATTGAACGAAAGAGGGGGGAGCATACCAAGTATGGGCCGGTTGATTGTTCCCTAGTTTAAAATTCATAATATTCCAGATTCATTGATTAAAGTTTAGACCTTCTCCCTTCAATCAAATCGGACCTTTTATGAATGCAAAATGTAAGTTAAGTGATGTCAGGTGCGGATTCTAAATCTATCCTAAGATCTTTAATTTGACAAATCATatattttatcactgataaGCAAAGTGATGTCACATCAACCCgtaaatatgaaatttgaagtaATCAAGGGACTTCATAAAGAAATTCCAGTTTCAAGTTACATGACTAGACATCCTCACAGTTGGTCACGCGCAACTATTTTCGGGTAATGCTATATATAAGTTGTCTCACTCTCTCGACTTAGTGTTTGGTGAAGACAGTTTAAAAGATGAAGGAGCAGGGGCGAAGGGAAAGGGGTGATCTCCAGGAAAGCCGTCGTAGTGCGTTCTCTGTTTTTTGCTCGTCTggcttttttcctttctctcaaCATGGCATATGGAACTCAAATTGGAGTTAAGAAAGTCTACATACCACGCGCAGTAAACACACCAAGGGAGTCTCAATCCTCGCGGCAACCAGTAGGAATCAagtctttgttttcatttttttgcgaTTTTATGACTgctatattttgtatttttatgcgTAGAAATACAATGTAATTACTTCTTTCAGTAAACatctttttaaaagaaagaagatactTCACAAGATTCCTCATTGTTATCTCCCCTCCACGGCCCCGCCCTTGAACCAGAAGGATCTCAGGAAAACTCAGTCGACCTTTCTGCCGCTTTTTTGGTTGTTGCATCTCTCTAAAGTTGCAGTTATGGTAAGATCTTGGTTTATTCAATCATGGCcgccctttgttttttttttttggaaataattCAACACGCTGGCCACCAGCTTTCCCGAAAAAAGGGGAGATCTAGATCCCCTGGTTTTTGGAAGGCTCCAAATTCCACTCGAGCATCTAAATCCGAGTGGATACCAGCAAAAACATTTCTGAAACCCACCCCCtcgcattaaaaaaaaaagagttcatgcttatattttcaaaaaaaataaattggcaTGCATAAAAGAGAAACCCCACCCTTCTCTCTATCCTTGTCAAAcctaattttattattataaagtGCAATTTAAACCTGCTTTTGACCCCAAACACCTtctaaaacctttttttttggcagcCATCACATACGTTAATTTACAAAGTTGGTTATGTACGTTGTATTGGTGCACAAAAATGTTATGCTTCAATACTGATAATGGCGAAAGATGATCCtatttaataaaaatgaaactttttgtaaaaacaaaaaaaaaacaaaaagactcaaaaaaaggataatttttttcaataatttgaaaaatgactTATTTTTTAGTTTAGCATTGTGGGCAGGGCACACAGCGGCGCACGCAGCTTACTGCTGCTTTATTGGTTTTATGTGTATTGTTAATTTATGAGTAGttttagattttgatttttttttatttgtttagttcacgattttaaatattttatacaaCTTTATATGCCATATTCCATGACTAGTTGTATAAAAGAAGTTTTGTAATTACACAAAACTAAAGATTGGAAACAGGAAGATCATTGTTTTAcagtttattttttgaatttatctTGGGCGCCATGGATCGTATTTATTGTGATCTGTAATCATCGAATAAATCAACAGTAGCCACCAATTGTTGGCTGCTAACCGATTAGTGGTTACATTCTAAAAACTACAAACCTGAAAGCCCTTTCAAGAATAATGGGCAGGGTATTGGACCTATCTGAAACTCTCATTCCGCTTTTCGTTTGGCATCAGGCGGGCACTGGGCCATCGAGGGATTGCAAATCGGGAGGAGCGAGGACACAAAAAGGGcggaaagggaaagagaaagtaCCAAAAATAGTTGCCGCCATCGTCGTTGCAGCGGAAGAAAGAGGAGCAGAAGGggtttttctcctcttctccccTTTGGGTCCGTCCAGTTCTACCTGAAGACGTCTGAAGGCGAGACTCCTGGATAGTGATGGTAGGATCCCTGGGAACTGTTTGGCCTCGAGCTCTTTAGGGTTCAGTTGCGGGGCGAGGTTGATTGCACGATCTCATTGGTTTTGTGTCCTGTatttgcctttttgttttttagtttctCGCTAGTGGCGTGGAGGAGAAACTGTCGCATGGATAGATTTCTGATTCTTTTCAAGATTTGGGGGCTTATTTAAAATGTTGTTTACTGTCCTTTTTTTCGGCATTTTCGTCTCCTTGAATTTCAGTCATGAGGTCCTGCTATCTTTTTTCCGAGTTTCGTTCGGCGACCATCTCATATGTCATTTTTTCTCTCGATAATTACTTCACTATCTTTTTTCGGTTTTTTTTCCCGTGCGGGTTCATTTGGTTTTCATCATTGCCATCataaaatttagggttttgtgGCCACTTACAATATGTTGCCGATTTCTGTTGCACTTTATTGCAGGCACGAATGggttgtattttgtttttcacgTTCACTCTTGTTTTAGATTCACGATACTATCTTTTCTCACTTGcggttttctctcttttattgcgttccaaattttgtaatttttttacaaaatgaaTCGTGGTGGTGGCTGTTTCTGTTGTTTTGTTAGACCAGTTGACTAATCATGCTAGTAATGCTGGTTTTTGTTATTATGGTTTACGACGAATTTCAACATAGCACGTGCATCTGCTCTCCTGTAAATATGTTAATAAAATTTCCGGTTAGGTAACATATTTCAACATAGACAAGGAGAACTAGTGTGGTATAATCGTTTAGATGAAATGGAAGATCTCCATATTCTGTTCTGATCGGTTCTTTTTGTCTCTGTGTAGATGAGGACGGGTGGCAGGGACAGGTTTCATAACGAGTATGCGCCGAGATTAGAGGAGAAGGGAAGTTTTGGGTCTGCAACGAGAGCGGATCACAATGATGAGCAAGCTTCTCGACATCTTTGGGTGGGCAATTTAAACCCCCGTGTAACAGAGAGCATTCTTGCAGAACAGTTCCTAAGATTTGGCGAGCTAGACAATATAGCGCTCTACCCCAGCCGCGGCTATGCTTTTGTTAACTTTAGGAAAGAGGAAGATGCATGTCTTGCAATGCGAGGGCTTCAAGGAGTTGCTGTTGCAGGCTTTCCTCTGAAAATTGAATTTGCGAAGGGGGTTAGTTTTGGATCCATTTTAACCTTCCCGGCTTTTCTCCATTATCATTTTCTACAGTTATTGCCAAGTTGTTTGTTCTTTCTCAGCCAGTACGATTTCCTATTAAGCTTCAATGTAGATTGTTATGTTGTAGTTGGTACTTGGGACACAAGGAATGCATAAATATGTTGATATGAAGCGTTGGTGGACTCATCCTTTAGTGTTATGACACAACTTTCTGTCAATAAGCTAGACCAGATGAACCAC
Proteins encoded in this region:
- the LOC116251258 gene encoding uncharacterized protein LOC116251258, which translates into the protein MELVEAEISRVLQDHQKLCANIRIEEAKIDSLNKEIKLCEERMRESVAGDLEKQRMQNLLSYQSTLILRASSQTQLIRALHEDLLVLFSRRKQLRQSGVTNLETVPNVSLSSGLSCGNEDNQDFPNNCTIAAAMDAMRVNEEQNDNLEEVTNEEEEQLPLGLKMLQINMNEDASLTPEEGSEYGDLRYKDNILDNLAMTILDPSTNVDNIFKEAIENSDFVVAESQDTRITTKKVDRVSCRNFPKRLTVDFDENGSPSGPNAGGFKRSINSFVCQFLPINFKQIGDVPIEDYKTVLNMLTERYNFDLSRSYTRKKISSCYRQHKYKLLVQVKKDLERGIEPRKPSYVKEEDWDAFVAKTRDEEFDRISKKNKASRSQQTALNRKNLPGGSVRKRKTKVLEQSFADEDIWEKVHKSKRGRPKKLSTGLDENHEVDESMGLLATMRDLSQSIVEGTQ